One genomic window of Nitrospiria bacterium includes the following:
- a CDS encoding c-type cytochrome yields MKNKGYKVLGLLAGFFTLVFNFSTLSFGAKPDSGMGRVIYEENCIPCHGARGRGDGVTGKFLKPPPSNLTSPESRGKARKETMKVVKNGK; encoded by the coding sequence TTGAAAAATAAAGGGTACAAGGTTCTAGGGTTACTCGCCGGTTTTTTCACGTTGGTTTTTAATTTTTCAACTCTCTCATTTGGGGCCAAGCCTGATTCGGGAATGGGAAGGGTTATTTATGAGGAAAACTGTATCCCCTGCCATGGGGCCAGAGGAAGAGGAGATGGGGTTACTGGAAAGTTTTTAAAACCCCCTCCCTCTAACTTAACGAGTCCGGAGAGTAGGGGAAAGGCCAGGAAAGAAACCATGAAGGTGGTCAAGAATGGAAAGTGA